Proteins from a genomic interval of Actinomycetota bacterium:
- a CDS encoding nucleotidyltransferase family protein, giving the protein MRAVVLVGGEGTRLRPLTWTTPKQMLPVAEVPMIERVLAHLAEYGVDEAVLSLGYRPDAFFKAFPSGRCAGVKLTYAVEPEPLDTAGAIRFAAHHAGIAERFLAVNGDVLTDLDVGALVAFHEDRGAEATIHLTRVDDPSRFGVVPTDDDGRVSMFVEKPAPGE; this is encoded by the coding sequence ATGAGGGCGGTCGTGCTCGTCGGCGGCGAGGGCACGCGCCTTCGACCCCTCACCTGGACCACGCCCAAGCAGATGCTCCCGGTGGCCGAGGTGCCGATGATCGAGCGGGTGCTGGCCCACCTGGCCGAGTACGGCGTGGACGAGGCGGTGCTGTCGCTCGGGTACCGACCCGACGCGTTCTTCAAAGCCTTTCCCTCCGGGCGCTGCGCCGGCGTGAAGCTGACGTACGCGGTCGAGCCCGAGCCCCTCGACACGGCGGGTGCCATCCGCTTCGCGGCTCACCACGCCGGGATCGCGGAGCGGTTTCTCGCGGTGAACGGCGACGTGCTCACCGACCTCGACGTCGGCGCGCTCGTCGCCTTCCACGAGGATCGCGGGGCGGAGGCCACCATCCACCTCACGCGGGTCGACGACCCGTCGCGATTCGGCGTCGTGCCCACCGACGACGACGGCCGGGTGTCGATGTTCGTGGAGAAGCCGGCCCCGGGGGAA